A genomic stretch from Thermomonospora umbrina includes:
- a CDS encoding uracil-DNA glycosylase, which produces MTTANAPFVPPGSGWPEDPAAPDTPVAHTPLDVQRLAAGASTLHEVCARQSVCRACPRLVEWRERVAVERRRAFADEEYWGRPVPGWGDEEPGILIVGLAPAAHGGNRTGRIFTGDRSGDWLFASLHRVGLAARATSVHAGDGQRLLGARVAATVRCAPPDNKPTPAERAACLPWLEREVAETVPTVRVIVALGGYAWQGAWPAIKKAGYGVPRPRPPFGHGAEVTLTPPAGTAPDRVTLLGCYHPSQQNTFTGRVTEDMLDAVFTRARDLAGLTADEGAGPGPVPGGS; this is translated from the coding sequence GTGACCACCGCCAACGCCCCCTTCGTACCGCCGGGCTCCGGGTGGCCGGAGGACCCGGCGGCCCCGGACACGCCGGTCGCCCACACGCCCCTGGACGTCCAACGGCTCGCGGCGGGGGCGTCGACCCTGCACGAGGTGTGCGCCCGGCAGTCGGTGTGCCGGGCGTGCCCCCGCCTCGTCGAGTGGCGGGAACGGGTCGCGGTCGAGCGGCGACGGGCGTTCGCCGACGAGGAGTACTGGGGGAGGCCCGTCCCCGGATGGGGCGACGAGGAGCCCGGCATCCTGATCGTGGGGCTGGCCCCGGCCGCGCACGGCGGCAACCGCACCGGCCGCATCTTCACCGGCGACCGCAGCGGCGACTGGCTGTTCGCCTCCCTGCACCGCGTCGGCCTGGCCGCGCGGGCCACCAGCGTCCACGCCGGTGACGGTCAGCGCCTCCTCGGGGCCCGCGTCGCGGCCACCGTGCGGTGCGCCCCGCCCGACAACAAGCCGACCCCCGCCGAGCGCGCCGCCTGCCTGCCCTGGCTCGAACGCGAGGTCGCCGAGACCGTCCCCACCGTGCGGGTGATCGTGGCGCTGGGCGGGTACGCGTGGCAGGGCGCATGGCCGGCGATCAAGAAGGCGGGCTACGGCGTGCCGCGCCCCCGGCCGCCCTTCGGCCACGGCGCGGAGGTGACGCTGACGCCGCCCGCCGGAACGGCCCCCGACCGGGTCACCCTGCTGGGCTGCTACCACCCCAGCCAGCAGAACACCTTCACCGGCAGGGTCACCGAGGACATGCTCGACGCGGTCTTCACGCGGGCCCGCGACCTGGCGGGTCTCACCGCGGACGAGGGGGCCGGGCCAGGGCCGGTGCCCGGCGGCTCGTGA
- a CDS encoding HAAS signaling domain-containing protein — protein sequence MTSRDEEIARYAAQVRVALADLPDADRQELEEDLEDHLAEIAEESSEPLTTRLGAPASYAAELRAAYGAGGGGGRRARRVRGTVDTTKRLLDENPGLQRLWAFLQEFRSTWWLARGYLPALLIWNLVDGYWHLVPNGPGQAFLALAFVLTSAILGVRHKDRPARPRMRNTLVAANTVAVLGLGMFALGGVSVPAWPTSSDYAPVPSEANHYDGGALDGVHNIYPYSKDGKPLKDVLLYDQDGRPLNLPFEEGGWALAQPCGGPPAISNAYPLPLRQPDYDGSGEPGCVPTTPTPEPRPSEDPTESPSGSPSPRETPSPSPSD from the coding sequence ATGACCTCCCGGGACGAAGAGATCGCGCGGTACGCGGCCCAGGTCCGCGTCGCCCTCGCCGACCTGCCCGACGCCGACCGTCAGGAGCTGGAGGAGGACCTGGAGGACCACCTCGCCGAGATCGCCGAGGAGTCGAGCGAGCCGCTGACGACCCGGCTGGGCGCGCCCGCGTCCTACGCCGCCGAGCTGAGGGCCGCCTACGGGGCCGGGGGCGGCGGTGGCCGGCGTGCACGCAGGGTCCGGGGGACGGTCGACACCACCAAGCGGCTCCTCGACGAGAACCCCGGCCTGCAGAGGCTGTGGGCGTTCCTCCAGGAGTTCAGGTCGACCTGGTGGCTGGCGCGGGGATACCTACCGGCGCTGCTGATCTGGAACCTCGTCGACGGCTATTGGCACCTGGTGCCCAACGGCCCCGGGCAGGCGTTCCTGGCGCTCGCGTTCGTGCTGACGTCGGCGATCCTGGGGGTGCGCCACAAGGACCGGCCCGCCCGTCCCCGGATGCGCAACACGCTCGTCGCGGCCAACACCGTGGCGGTCCTGGGCCTCGGGATGTTCGCCCTGGGCGGTGTGTCGGTGCCCGCGTGGCCGACGTCCTCGGACTACGCGCCCGTTCCCTCGGAGGCGAACCACTACGACGGCGGCGCGCTCGACGGAGTGCACAACATCTATCCGTACTCCAAGGACGGCAAGCCGCTGAAGGACGTCCTGCTCTATGACCAGGACGGGCGTCCCCTCAACCTGCCCTTCGAGGAGGGCGGCTGGGCCTTGGCGCAGCCCTGCGGAGGTCCCCCGGCGATCTCCAACGCCTACCCGCTGCCGTTGCGCCAACCGGACTACGACGGGAGCGGTGAGCCCGGCTGCGTCCCGACGACGCCCACCCCCGAGCCCCGGCCCAGCGAGGACCCCACGGAGAGCCCCAGCGGGAGCCCGAGCCCTCGGGAGACCCCCTCGCCGTCCCCGTCGGACTGA
- a CDS encoding PadR family transcriptional regulator yields the protein MDTTQLLKGVLDLAVLAVLDRSDSYGYDVVRRLREAGLDEVGDASVYGTLRRLFKAGALTSYVVPSEEGPHRKYYGLNDTGRATLARSAKTWGAFAHTMNDLLDDVEKRSR from the coding sequence ATGGACACCACCCAGCTCCTCAAGGGAGTGCTCGATCTGGCGGTGCTGGCCGTCCTCGACCGCAGCGACAGCTACGGCTACGACGTCGTGCGGCGGCTCCGCGAGGCCGGGCTGGACGAGGTCGGCGACGCCTCGGTGTACGGCACCCTCCGCCGGCTGTTCAAGGCCGGCGCGCTCACGTCCTACGTGGTGCCCTCCGAGGAGGGCCCGCACCGCAAGTACTACGGCCTCAACGACACCGGCCGGGCCACTCTCGCCCGGTCCGCCAAGACCTGGGGCGCGTTCGCCCACACGATGAACGACCTGCTGGACGACGTCGAGAAGAGGAGCCGATGA
- a CDS encoding DUF2510 domain-containing protein, with translation MAQPGWYTDPHGTGRLRWWDGQRWTEHLHDQVAPPPQPQPRPSQQQPHMSYGQAYGPEAYSARTQPQPPPTPIAVDVRGFWLHADVQGVGYGNGSMPWAHVEWVAYWPAQPGQWVFQVGRHPFHGGPRVEVLLDQEDLWSRLADMSRRMLEPRLVGELAARVRTGEQIDVGQGLAVHRGGVSGGQISLNWRALAGGTIRDGRVWLHQAGAATPALYIPQQNPNAVLIPALLAELKR, from the coding sequence TTGGCTCAGCCGGGTTGGTACACGGACCCTCACGGCACCGGCCGACTGCGCTGGTGGGACGGTCAACGCTGGACGGAGCACCTGCACGACCAGGTCGCCCCGCCCCCGCAGCCCCAACCCCGACCGTCGCAGCAGCAGCCGCACATGTCCTACGGCCAGGCGTACGGGCCGGAGGCGTACAGCGCGCGGACGCAGCCGCAGCCGCCGCCCACGCCGATCGCGGTGGACGTGCGCGGGTTCTGGCTGCACGCCGACGTGCAGGGCGTCGGCTACGGCAACGGCTCGATGCCCTGGGCGCACGTCGAGTGGGTGGCCTACTGGCCGGCGCAGCCCGGGCAGTGGGTGTTCCAGGTGGGACGGCACCCGTTCCACGGCGGTCCCCGGGTGGAGGTGCTCCTCGATCAGGAGGACCTGTGGTCGCGGCTGGCCGACATGTCCCGCCGGATGCTGGAGCCGAGGCTCGTGGGCGAGTTGGCCGCCCGGGTGCGGACGGGCGAGCAGATCGACGTGGGCCAGGGCCTGGCCGTCCACCGGGGCGGCGTGAGCGGCGGGCAGATCTCGCTCAACTGGCGGGCGCTGGCCGGCGGCACCATCCGGGACGGCCGGGTCTGGCTGCATCAGGCGGGCGCCGCCACGCCCGCGCTCTACATCCCGCAGCAGAACCCGAACGCGGTGCTGATCCCGGCGCTGTTGGCCGAGCTCAAACGCTGA